One Salmo trutta chromosome 12, fSalTru1.1, whole genome shotgun sequence genomic region harbors:
- the LOC115204052 gene encoding TNF receptor-associated factor 2 isoform X1, with protein MARISLPSLDSSLPGIPQSVLAVSMEAKYQCQQCHQVLRKPVQAQCGHRFCVHCFKLLTSSGPKPCEACRQEEIYEEPQSILNSNEAFPDNAAGREIASLPAKCISEGCSWTGCIKEYEAQHEGKCEYERVPCETCQVLILRSEKERHNERECEARTLNCKYCKVSFNFKEIKAHDEICQKFPMQCKDCGKKKIPREKFLDHSRSCAKSKTACPFSEVGCKVVIDNGKHSDHEQTSVMEHMRLILATMSLVRLQRPEAPGLGEWQEDSGLGLYRAPEDGATATAATDGGGAAASGQTFGLDHKVRALENIVCVLNREVERSSLTLEAFSRQHRLDQDKIENLGNKVRQLERTLTMRDLQLAETDQTLRELQFCTFDGVFVWKIADFSRRRQDAVAGRTPAMFSPAFYSSKYGYKMCLRLYLNGDGTGRGTHLSLFFVVMRGKCDALLKWPFSQKVTLMLLDQNNREHIIDAFRPDVSSTSFQRPISEMNIASGCPLFCPLAKLAGKSSYLRDDTIFIKAIVDLTGL; from the exons ATGGCCCGCATATCTCTACCCTCTTTGGACTCCTCCCTTCCAGGGATACCCCAGAGTGTGCTGGCTGTTTCCATGGAAGCTAAGTACCAATGCCAGCAGTGTCACCAGGTCCTGAGGAAGCCAGTCCAGGCTCAGTGTGGACATCGTTTCTGTGTCCATTGTTTCAAACTGCTCACCAG CTCCGGCCCAAAGCCCTGTGAAGCCTGTCGACAGGAGGAGATTTATGAGGAGCCACAGTCCATTCTCAATAGTAACGAG GCTTTTCCAGACAATGCAGCTGGTAGAGAAATCGCCAGCCTGCCTGCCAAATGTATCAGTGAGGGATGCTCTTGGACTGGTTGCATAAAAGAATATGAG GCACAACACGAGGGCAAGTGTGAGTATGAGCGAGTACCATGTGAAACCTGCCAGGTCCTTATCCTGCGCAGTGAAAAAGAGAGGCATAATGAGAGAGAATGTGAAGCAAGGACATTGAACTGCAAGTACTGCAAAGTCTCCTTCAACTTCAAGGAAATCAAG GCTCATGATGAAATCTGCCAGAAGTTTCCCATGCAGTGCAAGGACTGTGGAAAGAAAAAGATCCCACGGGAAAAG TTTCTAGATCACAGCAGATCCTGTGCCAAGTCTAAGACTGCATGTCCGTTCAGTGAGGTCGGCTGCAAGGTTGTG ATTGATAATGGGAAGCACAGTGACCACGAGCAGACTAGTGTCATGGAGCACATGCGTCTGATCCTGGCGACTATGTCTCTGGTGCGGCTTCAGCGTCCAGAGGCCCCAGGGCTGGGGGAGTGGCAGGAGGACTCTGGGCTGGGCCTGTACCGCGCTCCCGAGGATGGAGCCACAGCTACTGCAGCCACAGATGGGGGAGGAGCCGCTGCCTCTGGACAGACATTTGGTCTTGACCACAAG GTGAGAGCACTGGAGAATATAGTGTGTGTACTGAACAGGGAAGTGGAAAGGAGTTCTCTCACTTTAGAGGCCTTCTCACGGCAACATCGTCTAGACCAAGACAAGATTGAGAACCTCGGCAACAAGGTACGTCAACTAGAGCGTACTCTCACCATGCGGGACCTACAACTGGCTGAGACAGACCAGACTCTGCGAGAACTCCAGTTTTGCACCTTTGATGGTGTCTTTGTCTGGAAGATCGCTGACTTCTCACGCCGCCGCCAGGACGCTGTGGCCGGGCGAACACCCGCTATGTTCTCACCAG CATTCTACTCAAGTAAATATGGCTATAAGATGTGTCTGAGACTGTATCTGAATGGGGACGGAACGGGTCGAGGGACTCACCTTTCTCTCTTCTTCGTGGTGATGAGGGGCAAGTGTGACGCTCTTCTCAAATGGCCATTCAGTCAGAAG GTGACACTGATGCTGCTGGATCAGAATAACAGGGAGCATATCATTGATGCCTTCCGGCCTGATGTAAGCTCCACCTCTTTCCAGCGACCAATCAGTGAGATGAACATAGCCAGTGGCTGCCCACTCTTCTGCCCATTGGCTAAACTGGCAGGCAAGAGCTCCTACCTTAGGGATGACACCATTTTCATCAAGGCCATTGTAGACCTCACAGGCCTGTAG
- the LOC115204052 gene encoding TNF receptor-associated factor 2 isoform X2 yields the protein MARISLPSLDSSLPGIPQSVLAVSMEAKYQCQQCHQVLRKPVQAQCGHRFCVHCFKLLTSSGPKPCEACRQEEIYEEPQSILNSNEAFPDNAAGREIASLPAKCISEGCSWTGCIKEYEAQHEGKCEYERVPCETCQVLILRSEKERHNERECEARTLNCKYCKVSFNFKEIKAHDEICQKFPMQCKDCGKKKIPREKFLDHSRSCAKSKTACPFSEVGCKIDNGKHSDHEQTSVMEHMRLILATMSLVRLQRPEAPGLGEWQEDSGLGLYRAPEDGATATAATDGGGAAASGQTFGLDHKVRALENIVCVLNREVERSSLTLEAFSRQHRLDQDKIENLGNKVRQLERTLTMRDLQLAETDQTLRELQFCTFDGVFVWKIADFSRRRQDAVAGRTPAMFSPAFYSSKYGYKMCLRLYLNGDGTGRGTHLSLFFVVMRGKCDALLKWPFSQKVTLMLLDQNNREHIIDAFRPDVSSTSFQRPISEMNIASGCPLFCPLAKLAGKSSYLRDDTIFIKAIVDLTGL from the exons ATGGCCCGCATATCTCTACCCTCTTTGGACTCCTCCCTTCCAGGGATACCCCAGAGTGTGCTGGCTGTTTCCATGGAAGCTAAGTACCAATGCCAGCAGTGTCACCAGGTCCTGAGGAAGCCAGTCCAGGCTCAGTGTGGACATCGTTTCTGTGTCCATTGTTTCAAACTGCTCACCAG CTCCGGCCCAAAGCCCTGTGAAGCCTGTCGACAGGAGGAGATTTATGAGGAGCCACAGTCCATTCTCAATAGTAACGAG GCTTTTCCAGACAATGCAGCTGGTAGAGAAATCGCCAGCCTGCCTGCCAAATGTATCAGTGAGGGATGCTCTTGGACTGGTTGCATAAAAGAATATGAG GCACAACACGAGGGCAAGTGTGAGTATGAGCGAGTACCATGTGAAACCTGCCAGGTCCTTATCCTGCGCAGTGAAAAAGAGAGGCATAATGAGAGAGAATGTGAAGCAAGGACATTGAACTGCAAGTACTGCAAAGTCTCCTTCAACTTCAAGGAAATCAAG GCTCATGATGAAATCTGCCAGAAGTTTCCCATGCAGTGCAAGGACTGTGGAAAGAAAAAGATCCCACGGGAAAAG TTTCTAGATCACAGCAGATCCTGTGCCAAGTCTAAGACTGCATGTCCGTTCAGTGAGGTCGGCTGCAAG ATTGATAATGGGAAGCACAGTGACCACGAGCAGACTAGTGTCATGGAGCACATGCGTCTGATCCTGGCGACTATGTCTCTGGTGCGGCTTCAGCGTCCAGAGGCCCCAGGGCTGGGGGAGTGGCAGGAGGACTCTGGGCTGGGCCTGTACCGCGCTCCCGAGGATGGAGCCACAGCTACTGCAGCCACAGATGGGGGAGGAGCCGCTGCCTCTGGACAGACATTTGGTCTTGACCACAAG GTGAGAGCACTGGAGAATATAGTGTGTGTACTGAACAGGGAAGTGGAAAGGAGTTCTCTCACTTTAGAGGCCTTCTCACGGCAACATCGTCTAGACCAAGACAAGATTGAGAACCTCGGCAACAAGGTACGTCAACTAGAGCGTACTCTCACCATGCGGGACCTACAACTGGCTGAGACAGACCAGACTCTGCGAGAACTCCAGTTTTGCACCTTTGATGGTGTCTTTGTCTGGAAGATCGCTGACTTCTCACGCCGCCGCCAGGACGCTGTGGCCGGGCGAACACCCGCTATGTTCTCACCAG CATTCTACTCAAGTAAATATGGCTATAAGATGTGTCTGAGACTGTATCTGAATGGGGACGGAACGGGTCGAGGGACTCACCTTTCTCTCTTCTTCGTGGTGATGAGGGGCAAGTGTGACGCTCTTCTCAAATGGCCATTCAGTCAGAAG GTGACACTGATGCTGCTGGATCAGAATAACAGGGAGCATATCATTGATGCCTTCCGGCCTGATGTAAGCTCCACCTCTTTCCAGCGACCAATCAGTGAGATGAACATAGCCAGTGGCTGCCCACTCTTCTGCCCATTGGCTAAACTGGCAGGCAAGAGCTCCTACCTTAGGGATGACACCATTTTCATCAAGGCCATTGTAGACCTCACAGGCCTGTAG